TTCGCCCATTGCGCCGAGGCCATAGACAAAAGCGCGGCCGATGTAGGTTCCTTTCGCGCCCATCGCCATGGCTTTGAGAACGTCTTGTCCCGAGCGAATGCCGCTGTCCAGATGAACTTCGATCTTATCGCCCACAGCATCCATAATGGCGGGGAGCGCGCGGATCGAGCTGAGCGCTCCATCAAGTTGTCGGCCACCGTGGTTGGACACGATGATCGCGTCGGCCCCCACATTGAGCGCTTCAATCGCGTCGCGGGCATCAATGATGCCTTTGATAATCAGGGGACCGTCCCACATTTTGCGGAATGCGCGGATACGATCCCAGTCAAGCGATTGGTCAAAGGCTTCTGATGTCCATGTGGTCAGTGAACTCGCGTCTTCCACGCCTTTGGCATGGCCCACGATGTTGCCAAAAAAGCGTCGTTTCGTGCCAAGCATGCCAAGGCCCCACTGAACCTTAGTCATCATGTTTGCGACAGATTTCACTGTCAACTTGGGCGGAGCGGAGAGGCCGTTTTTGAGGTCTTTGTGACGTTGTCCGAGGAGCTGCAAATCGACCGTGATCACGGCGGCAGAACAATTGGCGGCTTTTGCACGGTCAAAGAGGCGCTGCATGAAGTCATCGTCTTTGAGCGTGTAAACCTGCATCCAGAAAGGTTTTTCTGTATTTTCAGCCACATCTTCGATTGAGCAGATCGACATGGTCGATAGCGTGAAGGGCACGCCAAATTTTTCGGCAGCGCGTGCGGCTTTGATCTCTCCATCCGCGTTTTGCATGCCTGTCAGACCCACGGGTGCGAGGGCGACGGGCATGGAGACGTCTTGCCCGATCATCTGTGTCGCAGTGCTGCGACCTGCCATGTCAATGGCAACGCGCTGACGCAGGTAGAGCTTGTCAAAGTCAGAGGTGTTCTCGCGGAAGGTTTGCTCCGTCCAGCTGCCGCTTTCACAATAGTCGTAAAACATGCGTGGTGTACGGCGCTCGTAGATGCGCTTGAGATCGTTGATATTCGTGATCACGGGCATAACGGGTCTCTCTTTCGCTAAAATTGGTATGAAATGGTTACCAATACAAAGGGTTTCCTGCAATCGAATTTACCCTTGTTTAGGGCCGCTTAAACTTTGCGCGGCTAGGGTCTGCTGGAGAAAAAAAGGAGACCTCTATGAAGGGCGTAATTTTTGTTGAGCTATTGCGTATGGCCGAAGCCAATGCTGGCGAAGAGCTTGTGGATGAGGTGCTTGACAGTCTGACGCTTGAGAGTGGCGGTGCTTATAGCGCGATTGGAAGCTACTCTTGCGGCGAACTGTTCAGTATTGTGGGAGCCTTTAGCGAGCGGCTGGATGCGCCTGCAGAAGATTTACAGAAGATGTTTGGGCACTGGATGTTCAGCTATTTTGTGGAAAATTATGGGGAGTTTTTTACCGACAAAAAGTCGGCTTTTGATATGTTGGCTTCAATAGAGAACGAAGTGCATGTGGAAGTGCGCAAGCTTTACCCAGACGCCGAACTGCCGTCGTTTGAGACGCTTCAGACTTCAGAAACGGAGATGAGTATGACCTATAAATCTGCGCGTCCGCTTCAATCATTTTGCCACGGCCTGATTGAGGCCTGCCTGACCCACTACGGCACACCTGGTGTGATTTCTGTCGATGATCGCTCTGATGGACACCCTGCGCATGTCGTATTCTTGATTGGTTTGGAGAAGGCCTGAGGGTGCGCGCTGAAAGGCATCATATGACGCAGGCGGGCCCGGTTACGCGCAATCGCTATGAGCGTGAGAGGGCGGCACGGCAAAGTGCTGAGCGGCTTCTAGAAGCGAAGAGTCGCGAACTTTTTGAAGCTAATCAAAGGCTTATGCAGCAGGCACAGGCGCTTGAGCTGGCGGTGACCGAGCGGACCCGTGAGGCAGAAGAGGCCGCACAGGCCCGGGCGCAGGCCGAGGCTGCGAATGATGCCAAGTCAAGCTTTCTGGCTTCGATGAGCCATGAAATCCGCACACCCTTGCACGGCGTGTTGGGGATGATGAGTGCACTCGACAGCACGGCGCTCACAAACGAGCAGCGCGATTTGCTCGAAGTCATGAAAGAGGCGGGCTATGTGCTGCGCACTGTTGTGAACGATATTCTGGACCTCAGCAAAATAGAGGCGGGGCAGCTCGAATTGAGCAATGCGGCGTTCTATTTGCCCAACGTCTTGAAAAGCCTGAAGCAGCATTTTGGTTTGAGTGCTTCTGCGAAGGGGCTGACGCTCCTGTTTGACACAGATGCAAGTTGTGAGCGGTGGCTTTTTGGCGATGAATTCAGGCTCCGGCAGGTTTTTGGCAATCTTTTGTCTAATGCGGTCAAGTTCACGGCACACGGCACAATTCTTTTGAAAGCAAGGGTCAGGCAAGAGGCGGGCGGCGTTTATGGTCTGGATGTCTTGGTTGAGGATACGGGTCTTGGACTGAGTGCTTTTGCGCGGGATGGCCTCTTTAAGCCTTTCGCACAAGCCGATCCAAAGATTGCCCATCGCTTTGGCGGAAGCGGACTTGGGCTGACGATCACACGGCGTATATGCCATTTGATGGGCGGGGCCATCACGCTGGATGGGGAGGAAGGCAAGGGGACGGTTGCGGAGTTTCAGGTGCGCCTCAAGTCAGCGGAGCCGCCTGAGGCGCGGACTCACTGTGCCGATCTGGCGAGCGCGGAGGCGCTTTTAGAAGCGCGCAATTGGACCATTCTTGTGGTGGATGACAGCGCGGTAAATCGCAAAGTTGTGACGCAATACCTTAAACGCTACAAATTGACGGTCTTGGAGGCCGAGGACGGCGTGAATGCTGTTGACCTGTGGCGGCGCGCCAAGCCTGATTTCATTCTGATGGATATCAATATGCCTGTGATGGGGGGCATTGCCGCAGCCTTGCGTATTCGCGAAGAGGCGATTGAGCGTGCAGAGCCACGTGTCCCTATTGTCGCGCTGACGGCAAATGCGATGTCGCATCAAGTCAACGACTATCTGGACGCAGGACTCGATGCCCATATTGCAAAACCTGTGGGGCGTGCAGAGCTGGTGCGCGTGATCGGCTCGTTCCTGTCGCAGCGTGTGTCGCGCGCTTAAGCGCGATGGGCCCCATCGGCCAGTGACTTCACAAAAGTGAGGACATCAGCGGGTGTGTCACCCTTTGCGATCCGATCAACGATCGCGGAGCCAACCACTGCGCCATCTGCAACACTGGCGATGGCTTCTGACTGCGCGGGTGTTTTGATGCCGAAGCCCACAATGATCGGGAGATCAGTTTTGGATTTGATCCGTGCGACTTCCGGGGCAACATCTTCTGCCTGCGCCTCGGCGGAGCCTGTAATTCCTGTGATTGAGACGTAGTAGACAAAGCCAGATGTGTTTTGGAGCACTTTGGGCAGGCGGGCGTCATCTGTTGTTGGTGTGGCCAGACGAATGAAGTTTAGGCCTGCGGCTTGCGCGGGAATGCAAAGCTCAACATCCTCCTCAGGCGGAAGGTCCACCACGATCAGCCCGTCGATCCCTGCGGCTTTGGCGTCTTTGAGGAAGGCCTCGACGCCATGAGAATAGATCGGATTGTAGTAGCCCATCAATACGATCGGTGTTGTCTCATTGGTCTTGCGGAACTCTGTCGCCATAGCGAGTGTTTTGTTGAGCGTCATGCCCGCCTCAAGAGCGCGCTGCCCCGCCAGCTGGATGGTTGGTCCATCTGCCATCGGATCGGTGAAGGGCAGGCCCAGTTCGATAATATCTACGCCTGCCGAGGGCATGCCTTTCATCACCTCAAGGGAGGTGGCAACATCGGGATCACCCGCCATGATGTAGGCCACGAAGGCTTTTTTATCTTCGGCTTGAAGGGCGGCGAATGTGGCGTCGATGCGGCTCATGGGGCATTCCTTTTTATGTTGAGGCAGATGTGCCCCAAAAGCAGTGGGGAAATCAATAGGAAGTGGTTTCCAAACCTGCTTTGCTCCCTTGGAGGGCGCGAGGGCGGCCCTCTTGATGCAAATTCTGCCGTTTTGCTCTTCTCACAGGGAAGACTGGGATAAGAAAAAAGTGCAGTGTGAAGCGAGTGTGTTGCAGCGGGGCGGGCGAGGGCTTATGAGGCGCACAACAGCATATGCGGGAGAAAAGCCATGGGCTTTAAGATGGGTATTGTGGGTTTGCCGAATGTGGGCAAGTCAACTTTGTTTAATGCGCTGACAAAAACGGCGGCGGCGCAAGCGGCGAACTTTCCGTTTTGCACGATTGAGCCGAATGTTGGTGAGGTCAATGTGCCGGATGCGCGCCTTGATACGCTTGCAGAGATTGCAGGGTCAAAGTCGATCATTCCAGCGAGAATGACCTTTGTGGACATTGCCGGGCTTGTGAAGGGCGCAAGTAAGGGCGAGGGGCTTGGCAACCAGTTTTTGGCCAATATTCGGGAAACTGACGCGATTGCCCATGTGCTGCGCTGCTTTGAAGACGGAGATGTAACCCACGTCGAAGGGCGCGTGAATCCTGTGGAAGATGCGGAAGTCATCGAGACTGAGCTCATGCTCGCGGACCTGGAGAGCGTTGAGAAACGCCGTCAGGGGCTCGTGCGCAAGCTCAAGGGCAATGACAAAGAGGCCGCCCAGCAAGACCGTTTGCTCGCTGCGGCGCAGGCGATGCTGGAAGAGGGCAAGCCTGCGCGACTTGTCGAAGTGGATGCGGAAGACGCGAAAGCTTGGAAAAACCTCCAATTGCTGACCTCTAAGAAAATTCTTTATGTGTGCAATGTCGACGAGGGCAGCGCGGCCACGGGGAATGCACATTCTGATGCGGTCGCGGCTATGGCAGCGGAGCAGGGCGCAGGCGCGGTCGTTATTTCTGCGCAGATCGAGGAAGAGATCAGCAAGCTGGAAGACGATGAAGCCGAAATGTTTCTGGAGGAAATGGGCCTTGCTGAGGCAGGTCTCGACCGTTTGATCCGTGCGGGCTACAATCTTTTGCACCTTGAGACTTACTTCACAGTCGGCCCAAAGGAAGCGCGTGCTTGGACGATCCGCGAGGGTACAGGTGCGCCGCAGGCGGCGGGCGTGATCCATGGCGACTTTGAAAAAGGCTTCATCCGCGCTGAGACGATTGCCTATGCTGATTTTGTTGCCAATGGCGGAGAACAAGGCGCGAAAGAAGCCGGAAAGATGCGCGCCGAGGGCAAGGCTTATGTCGTCAAAGACGGCGATGTATTGCACTTCTTGTTCAATAAATAAAACCAAGCTCCGCGCACGGCTTTGACTGTGGTCAAGGGCGCGCGCGGGGCTTGCTCTGCTGCATTTGCGCAACGGGGCTTTTGGGCATTGGTTGAATTCTGGGCATGAGCCTGCTAGGCTCTCCACATGAAACAAGCACTGTAAGTTCATGAATTGTAATGGAGTCGTGGTTTTTCCACAGGCTCCTGTGTGCTTGGTGTTTTGTCTTTTATCTTCAAATGATGTTCCGCCCATGCGCTTTCTGGCCCCTTGAGAAGGGCCAAACAAACGCCGCATCGGAACACGGCCAATTTGAGCAGGACAGACAAATGACACATCAGGATTCAAAACCCCTCACTGGCATACCCGCATTGGCGCAGGACTTGACGACGCCTGAAGCGATCCGCCGCGCCGCAGGTTTGACGGCAGAAGAGATGGCCGCGCTTTTGGGGATGGGCGACTATGGTTACAGCGCGTGGGAGCGCGGTGCGCGTACGCCAGGCGGGCCAGCTTTGAAGCTTTTGGCTTTGATCGCGACAGACCCCATCAAAATGATTGCGGCGTTGCGCAAGGCCTAGTCGTCATCCATGTTCTGCGGCTCGCCTGTTTCAGGCAGGGGCGCAGTGACATCAAAGCCATACTCAAGACAACAGGCGGCATGGGCGGCCTGCATTTGGGCATAAGCGGGGTGATCTGGGCCTAGGTCACGAGTTTGCCACCAGTCTTTTGATAGATCAAACAGCTGTGTGGAGCCGTCACTGTAGCGGATGAAACGGTACTTGCCTTTGCGCACTGCGGCGCTCTGATGCAGGAAGGTTGGCACTGCGCGGTCAGGTGCGCGTGCCCAGTCCATTTGGGGGCGCAAGGAGCGGCCGAGGCTTCCGTCGAGTGGGGGCAGGTCCGCATAATCCATCACGGTGGGGCCGATATCGAGCAGCGCCACAGGGTCACTGACCACTTGGGCGACGGGCTGCTCGGGATCGTGAATGATCAGAGGCACGTTGGCGACCTGCTCCCATAGGGTGTGCTTGCGAAAGCGGTTGCGCTCGCCGAGGTGGAGCCCGTGATCAGAGGCGATGATGACCAAGGTGTTGTCGGCAAAGCGTGAGGCCTTGAGCGCGTCCCAGATGCGGCCCAAGTGATAATCTGTGTGGCTGAGTGCGGAGAAGTAATTGCGCACGCTTTTGCGCCATTGCTTGAACTTGTCGGCGTTTAGATTTTGCGAATTGTGTAGCTCCATAAAGGCGCTCTCGTCAAAGCCCTCTTGCCAAGCCTTTGGCTTTCTGAAGTTTTTCTCGTCATACATCTCTTTGAAGCGACGCGGTGTGATCCAAGGGCCATGCGGCCCGTAGAAGCCGATCTCGCGGTAAAACGGGGCATCTTCTTTGTAATTGTTGAAGAAAGAACGTGCCGAATTGGCTGCTTGGTGGTCGTAAAATCGCGGGTCGTCTTTTTCGTCTTTGGCCGCTTTGCCGCCGCGTAGCCCGCCAAACTCGATGCTGATGGCCTCGGGGATCTGCCAATCGCCACGAAACTTCTTGGGATTGTCGGAAAAGAGAGTTTGGTGGATTTCGTCGGGCAGGGCGTCATAGCCTTGCATGACTTTGCCGCCTGAAGAGCAAAAGTATCCGGCTTGCTTGAGTTTGTAAGGCCACATCGCCTCTGCTGGGATTTTCTCAAAATAGTTTTTGTAGGGGCCCGTGACACCTGATTGATGCGGCGATTGCCCTGACATGAAGCTGGCGCGCGATGGGCTGCAAACGGGAGCCTGACAATAGGCCGCTTGAAAGGCTGTGGACTCTGCGCAAATGCGGTCCAGATTGGGCGTTTGTAGGGCTTCGCCAAAGGCGGTTTTGTATTTCCAAAAGGCGACTGCATCATCAAATGTGATGAGAATGACGTTCTTGCGCGCGTCTTGTGTCGACATGCTCTGCTTTCCTCAACTCGATACCAACTGTGAGGGCTTTAGCCCTTCTTTTGGGAAGTGATATCTGGCTTTCTGGCGCGGGTCTATCAAAGAAGCTTTAAGTCAGAGTTGATTTCGGCCACATATAAAAGGGTCAAAGTAGGACAGTTTTATGCAGCCGTTGCCGTTTAATATTATGACCAAACCGATTGGGCCGCGCTGCAATATTGATTGCAAGTATTGCTACTACCTTGAAAAAGAAAAGCTTTATCCGGATGAAAAGAAATTCAGGATGTCTGATGACGTTTTGGAACGCTATATTTCCCAGACGATCGCGTCTGGGCTGGAAAGCGGTATGGGTGAAGTTCACTTTGCTTGGCAGGGTGGTGAGCCAACGATGCTTGGCGTTGAATATTTCCGCAAGATTGTGACCCTGCAGAGAAAACACCTGCCAGCGGGTGTGCCAGTTTCCAACGCGCTTCAAACCAACGGGATTTTGCTCGATGAGGCATGGGGTGTGTTTCTGGCCGAGAACGACTTTCTTGTTGGGTTGAGTGTGGATGGGCCAAAAGCTGTGCATGACAGGTACCGCGTTGATCGCGCCGGACGCCCAACCTTTGACGCTGTCATGCGCGGGCTAGAGGTGCTTCAGCGCCATGAGGTGCGTCATAATGCACTGACAACTGTCCACCGTGCGAATGGTGGCAAAGGCCGTGATGTTTATCGCTTTTTAACGGGAAAAGGATTTGACCATATCCAGTTTATCCCAATTGCGGAGCGCAGTGCTGGGGAAAGCCTTGCAGGTGCGCCACAGCAGGACATGGCCCCGCAAAATAAAGTGACGGAGTGGAGCGTGGCTGCGCGCGCGTATGGTAAGTTTTTGTGCGATGTCTTTGATCTATGGTTCAAAGACGATGTGGGGCGCGTCTCTGTGCAGTTCTTTGATGTGCAGCTCGGTCTCTGGATGGGGCAACCCTCTGCACTGTGTGTTTTTGCCAAGACCTGCGGCAACAGTCTTGCCCTTGAGCATGATGGTAGCCTGTATGCGTGTGATCACTACGTGTACCCAGACTACAAGCTTGGAGAGATTGGTGAGACGCCCCTGCGCGAAATGCTGTGGAGTGATCGGCAGGCTGCCTTTGGCCAAGACAAAGAGGCCTCCCTGACTGCTCAGTGCCGCGCGTGCGAGTTTCGCTTTGCGTGCAATGGTGGGTGCCCCAAACACCGTTTTGGCACATCAAAGTCGGGCGAGGCGGGGCACAATTATTTTTGCGAAAGCTACACGGCGTTTTTCAGACACGCAGGCCCTCGGCTGCAAAAAATGGCTTGGCAAGTTTCCAACGGGATTCCCGCAACGGGTGGAAAAGCTTGAGCCTCTAGGGCTGCACCTAAGATTTGCGTTGTAGGGTGCTGCGAACATGAGTGTGCGTTCAGCCTTTATTTTATGGGTATTTTTAGCCATTTGTTGGGGCCAGAAGAAATTTGAAAAACCTTAGAAAACACCTTGTAAATCCGTCTCTTGCGCTTGTATACCCGTCGGCGGAGACGTGGCCGAGTGGTCGAAGGCGCTCCCCTGCTAAGGGAGTAGGCCCGGAAGGGTCTCGAGGGTTCGAATCCCTTCGTCTCCGCCATTAACCTGGCTTAAGTAATTGATTTAATTGTATTTTTACCAAGAATTGGCCTGTTTGGATACAGTTGCGGATACACTTTTCTCAGTAATTTAATTGCTGTACGTAAGCTTTGTTGGAAAAATTGGTTGCTAGATTACTGTGTGAAACTAGCGTGATATCTTAACGGGATGAGAAGCTGATCGCTTACCAAATATAAGACTGCCCGTCGTCAGTTTTTTTGGGGCCAATGGCGGCCTAAACTAAGAGAAAGTCTGGATCATCTAATTAATTTGATTCTGAGGCATTTCCAGTTTCAAATTAGTGTCTTTCGGCAATTGGATGTACCAGTTTCAAAAAAATGGGCCGCTAGCAAAGTGCTGGCAAATTCAGGCTCATAACCTGAAGGTCGTAGGTTCAAATCCTACTCCCGCAACCAAAATCCTAAAATAAATCAAAGGCTTAGTTTCCTAGTAAAACACTGGGGATTTATAAGCGCGTTTCATGTCAACGCCATGTCAACGTTTGACGCGTCGCACCCCTCGAATAGCCGTAATCATTGGTAATCAGCCGAAACCAGTGATGGTCGATGATGTTCGGGCATACTGGAGCGGACCGGTTTTGCAGGTTGACGGATGAAAATTCGGTCTGCTCGCGTTATAGAACCAGCTTGTAGCTTGTGCTGCGGCCGCCGGCTTCGCCTTTCCGCATCAGCCCAAGTTCAATCAAGGCTGCAATGTCGCGACTTGCACTATCCTGAGAGCATTTCGCAATCGTCGCCCATTTCGACGTGGTCATCTTACCCTCAAAGCCGTCAAGTAAACGGTTCAGAACCTTAATCTGTCGCTCGTTCAGCGGCATCGGAGCTGCGCGCTCCCAGAATTGAGCCTTCGCGACAACTGCAGCGAGTACGCTATCCGCTCCACGGATGGCGCGATCCAGGCACGCGAGGAACCATAAAACCCACTCTGTTACGTCCGTTTCGCCCTTCTGCGTTTGCTCCAGTTGATCATAGTATACGCTCCGTTCTGTCCGGATCTGCGCTGACATGCTGTAGAACCTTTGTGAGCTCCCCTCTGACCGCGCCAGCGCAAGATCAGCGATGGCACGACCAATCCGTCCGTTGCCATCCTCGAAGGGGTGGATCGTCACAAACCACAGATGCGCCAGGGCCGCCTTGATTACCGGATCGGATGAAATCGGTGCGTTGAACCAGGCGAGAAATGCTTCCATCTCCGCCGCGACCCTAGAGGCAGGTGGCGCTGTGTAATGCACGCGTTCTCGGCCGTAGGGTCCTGACACCACCTGCACCGGACCGGTACTGTCATCGCGCCAATCCCCGACGCGGATGAGTGTCATGCCGCTACGCCCGGTCGGAAACAGGGCGGCATGCCAGCCGAATAGGCGTTCCGCTGTCAGTGGAGCGTCGTAGTTGCGCGTGGCATCAAGCATGACCTCGATGATGCCTTCGACGTTACGATCCGTCGGGGGCAGGGCGCCAATGTCGATGCCAAGGCGACGTGCCAGCGATGACCGCACCTGAGTGGCGTCGAGCTGTTCACCTTCGATTTCGCTTGTCTTGACGACGTCCTGTGTCAGCGTCTGCAGCACTGCTTCCTCGCGCAGCTTGAAGCCTAGCGCTTCCATTCTGCCGATCAGTCTGCCCTGGGTATGGCGCACCTCAGCTAGGCACGTGGCGACGTGCGCGTCTTGCCAAGTTAGGTTAGGCCAAGTGTCCCGTTCCCAGATTTGCATCATATTCTCCGCAAAATTTACAGGGATAATCCGACTTTTTCTCTGCACTGGCAAGAGTAAAAGCCGCATTATGTGCGGAGAATATAGTGGGCAATCTCCCGGAGGGTGCCAGCCGCGCTTTTTGATATCCTTGCTCGAAACCGGTATGGAACGCCGCATCAACCAGTGACACCGTGGCGTTCTCGCGCCATTATTTCGGGAGAGTAACATGCGCTGGCTGAGCTCAGTTGACGCGAACATTCGGTCCAAACTGATCACTTCGGCTCTGAAGTTGCGCAAGCGCTGCTTTGTGCCTTTCTAAGCGTCTTTGGCCTTTCCTGAGAGGGGTACCAAAATGTATGCGTTGCGCCATCACGTTGACTTCGGATAATTTTTTTAAGGCTGTAACGAAACTCAGCAAGATGAATCCGGCGTGATCAAGCCTTGTGTCAGCATCACGGATTAGGAACTCTGGCGTGATACCTTGTTCTGCGCACCACATCAAAGTGTTTCGGGCCTGCTGGGTCACCCATTCCGAGTCGGTGGCATAGGTCGGTGCGCTGCAGAAGACGCGGCGGCTGTCGAGATGGATAAACATCAGTACATAGGCAGTCCTCGGCCCGCGTAGCGTAAACACAGTCTTTGAGAAGAAGTCGCAGGCAACCATTGTTTCCATGTGTGCCCCGATGAAGGTGGTCCACGGCAGGGCCGGCTTCTTCTTGCGCCTCTCAGGGCTCGGGTGGATGCC
This genomic window from Lentibacter algarum contains:
- a CDS encoding helix-turn-helix domain-containing protein; this translates as MTHQDSKPLTGIPALAQDLTTPEAIRRAAGLTAEEMAALLGMGDYGYSAWERGARTPGGPALKLLALIATDPIKMIAALRKA
- a CDS encoding anaerobic sulfatase maturase, which encodes MTKPIGPRCNIDCKYCYYLEKEKLYPDEKKFRMSDDVLERYISQTIASGLESGMGEVHFAWQGGEPTMLGVEYFRKIVTLQRKHLPAGVPVSNALQTNGILLDEAWGVFLAENDFLVGLSVDGPKAVHDRYRVDRAGRPTFDAVMRGLEVLQRHEVRHNALTTVHRANGGKGRDVYRFLTGKGFDHIQFIPIAERSAGESLAGAPQQDMAPQNKVTEWSVAARAYGKFLCDVFDLWFKDDVGRVSVQFFDVQLGLWMGQPSALCVFAKTCGNSLALEHDGSLYACDHYVYPDYKLGEIGETPLREMLWSDRQAAFGQDKEASLTAQCRACEFRFACNGGCPKHRFGTSKSGEAGHNYFCESYTAFFRHAGPRLQKMAWQVSNGIPATGGKA
- the trpA gene encoding tryptophan synthase subunit alpha; this encodes MSRIDATFAALQAEDKKAFVAYIMAGDPDVATSLEVMKGMPSAGVDIIELGLPFTDPMADGPTIQLAGQRALEAGMTLNKTLAMATEFRKTNETTPIVLMGYYNPIYSHGVEAFLKDAKAAGIDGLIVVDLPPEEDVELCIPAQAAGLNFIRLATPTTDDARLPKVLQNTSGFVYYVSITGITGSAEAQAEDVAPEVARIKSKTDLPIIVGFGIKTPAQSEAIASVADGAVVGSAIVDRIAKGDTPADVLTFVKSLADGAHRA
- a CDS encoding sulfatase-like hydrolase/transferase, which translates into the protein MSTQDARKNVILITFDDAVAFWKYKTAFGEALQTPNLDRICAESTAFQAAYCQAPVCSPSRASFMSGQSPHQSGVTGPYKNYFEKIPAEAMWPYKLKQAGYFCSSGGKVMQGYDALPDEIHQTLFSDNPKKFRGDWQIPEAISIEFGGLRGGKAAKDEKDDPRFYDHQAANSARSFFNNYKEDAPFYREIGFYGPHGPWITPRRFKEMYDEKNFRKPKAWQEGFDESAFMELHNSQNLNADKFKQWRKSVRNYFSALSHTDYHLGRIWDALKASRFADNTLVIIASDHGLHLGERNRFRKHTLWEQVANVPLIIHDPEQPVAQVVSDPVALLDIGPTVMDYADLPPLDGSLGRSLRPQMDWARAPDRAVPTFLHQSAAVRKGKYRFIRYSDGSTQLFDLSKDWWQTRDLGPDHPAYAQMQAAHAACCLEYGFDVTAPLPETGEPQNMDDD
- a CDS encoding alpha-hydroxy acid oxidase, with protein sequence MPVITNINDLKRIYERRTPRMFYDYCESGSWTEQTFRENTSDFDKLYLRQRVAIDMAGRSTATQMIGQDVSMPVALAPVGLTGMQNADGEIKAARAAEKFGVPFTLSTMSICSIEDVAENTEKPFWMQVYTLKDDDFMQRLFDRAKAANCSAAVITVDLQLLGQRHKDLKNGLSAPPKLTVKSVANMMTKVQWGLGMLGTKRRFFGNIVGHAKGVEDASSLTTWTSEAFDQSLDWDRIRAFRKMWDGPLIIKGIIDARDAIEALNVGADAIIVSNHGGRQLDGALSSIRALPAIMDAVGDKIEVHLDSGIRSGQDVLKAMAMGAKGTYIGRAFVYGLGAMGEAGVTKALEVIHKELDVSMALCGKTDIKDVNRDILMIPKGFEGDWQT
- the ychF gene encoding redox-regulated ATPase YchF; translated protein: MGFKMGIVGLPNVGKSTLFNALTKTAAAQAANFPFCTIEPNVGEVNVPDARLDTLAEIAGSKSIIPARMTFVDIAGLVKGASKGEGLGNQFLANIRETDAIAHVLRCFEDGDVTHVEGRVNPVEDAEVIETELMLADLESVEKRRQGLVRKLKGNDKEAAQQDRLLAAAQAMLEEGKPARLVEVDAEDAKAWKNLQLLTSKKILYVCNVDEGSAATGNAHSDAVAAMAAEQGAGAVVISAQIEEEISKLEDDEAEMFLEEMGLAEAGLDRLIRAGYNLLHLETYFTVGPKEARAWTIREGTGAPQAAGVIHGDFEKGFIRAETIAYADFVANGGEQGAKEAGKMRAEGKAYVVKDGDVLHFLFNK
- a CDS encoding Fic family protein — protein: MRLLLLPVQRKSRIIPVNFAENMMQIWERDTWPNLTWQDAHVATCLAEVRHTQGRLIGRMEALGFKLREEAVLQTLTQDVVKTSEIEGEQLDATQVRSSLARRLGIDIGALPPTDRNVEGIIEVMLDATRNYDAPLTAERLFGWHAALFPTGRSGMTLIRVGDWRDDSTGPVQVVSGPYGRERVHYTAPPASRVAAEMEAFLAWFNAPISSDPVIKAALAHLWFVTIHPFEDGNGRIGRAIADLALARSEGSSQRFYSMSAQIRTERSVYYDQLEQTQKGETDVTEWVLWFLACLDRAIRGADSVLAAVVAKAQFWERAAPMPLNERQIKVLNRLLDGFEGKMTTSKWATIAKCSQDSASRDIAALIELGLMRKGEAGGRSTSYKLVL
- a CDS encoding heme NO-binding domain-containing protein yields the protein MKGVIFVELLRMAEANAGEELVDEVLDSLTLESGGAYSAIGSYSCGELFSIVGAFSERLDAPAEDLQKMFGHWMFSYFVENYGEFFTDKKSAFDMLASIENEVHVEVRKLYPDAELPSFETLQTSETEMSMTYKSARPLQSFCHGLIEACLTHYGTPGVISVDDRSDGHPAHVVFLIGLEKA
- a CDS encoding response regulator; translated protein: MQQAQALELAVTERTREAEEAAQARAQAEAANDAKSSFLASMSHEIRTPLHGVLGMMSALDSTALTNEQRDLLEVMKEAGYVLRTVVNDILDLSKIEAGQLELSNAAFYLPNVLKSLKQHFGLSASAKGLTLLFDTDASCERWLFGDEFRLRQVFGNLLSNAVKFTAHGTILLKARVRQEAGGVYGLDVLVEDTGLGLSAFARDGLFKPFAQADPKIAHRFGGSGLGLTITRRICHLMGGAITLDGEEGKGTVAEFQVRLKSAEPPEARTHCADLASAEALLEARNWTILVVDDSAVNRKVVTQYLKRYKLTVLEAEDGVNAVDLWRRAKPDFILMDINMPVMGGIAAALRIREEAIERAEPRVPIVALTANAMSHQVNDYLDAGLDAHIAKPVGRAELVRVIGSFLSQRVSRA